Proteins encoded within one genomic window of Arachis ipaensis cultivar K30076 chromosome B08, Araip1.1, whole genome shotgun sequence:
- the LOC107611072 gene encoding glutathione S-transferase DHAR3, chloroplastic-like, giving the protein MCFVSVCVSGISPFCQRVLLTLEEKHLPYDPKLVDLTNKSEWVLKINAEGKSPVLKLEEKRVSDSDIITQILEEKYPIPPLVTPPKKATVGLKIFSTFIGFLKSKDPNDGTEQALLSELSSFNDYLNGNGPFVNGKDISAADLSLGPKLYHLEIA; this is encoded by the exons ATGTGTTTCGTTTCAGTTTGTGTGTCTGGAATCA GTCCCTTTTGCCAAAGGGTGTTGCTGACTCTTGAGGAGAAACATCTTCCTTATGACCCCAAGTTGGTAGATTTGACCAACAAGTCAGAATG GGTCCTTAAAATTAATGCTGAGGGAAAATCTCCTGTCTTAAAGCTTGAAGAGAAGCGGGTTTCTGATTCAGATATCATCACACAAATTCTGGAAGAGAAGTATCCTATCCCACCATTGGTAACTCCACCCAAAAAAGCTACAGT TGGGTTGAAGATCTTTTCTACATTTATTGGATTTCTCAAGAGCAAAGATCCCAATGATGGAACAGAGCAAGCATTGCTAAGTGAACTAAGCTCTTTCAACGATTACCTTAATGGAAAT GGTCCTTTTGTCAATGGAAAAGACATATCTGCAGCTGACTTATCTCTTGGACCAAAGTTGTATCATTTGGAGATtgcataa